In Devosia chinhatensis, the following are encoded in one genomic region:
- a CDS encoding ArsR/SmtB family transcription factor, whose amino-acid sequence MSGLSDLVGVLKAAGESTRLRLLALLADGDHSVKDLTEILDQSQPRVSRHLKLLADAGLVQRHAEGAWAYYRLAPEGQGAELARWLTARVDSTDAERRRDQERQAQLRATQQALAADYFAQVAESWDLLRTLHVPEAAVEGAVLAEMAGRSVDLLVDLGTGTGRMLEVLAPAYRRGVGVDSSREMLAVARSRLAAAGLTNAQVRLGDIAALDPAIGPADVIVIHQVLHYFDDPGRMLAQARRLLKPGGEILIVDFAPHQLEFLRADHAHRRLGLSREQMNGWASIAGLDVLAMREFPGDSKDQGLTVCLWRLQDRSRTD is encoded by the coding sequence ATGAGCGGTTTGAGTGATCTTGTTGGGGTGTTGAAGGCGGCGGGCGAAAGTACCCGCCTTCGCTTGCTCGCGCTTCTGGCCGACGGCGATCACTCGGTCAAGGATCTCACCGAAATCCTCGATCAGAGCCAGCCGAGGGTTTCGCGGCACCTCAAGTTGCTGGCCGATGCCGGCTTGGTCCAGCGTCACGCAGAGGGAGCCTGGGCCTATTATCGGTTGGCGCCCGAAGGGCAGGGGGCAGAGCTTGCCCGTTGGCTGACCGCACGGGTGGACTCGACCGATGCCGAGCGCCGCCGCGACCAAGAGCGGCAGGCGCAGTTGCGGGCGACGCAGCAAGCCCTAGCTGCAGATTATTTCGCCCAGGTTGCGGAAAGCTGGGACCTGCTCCGGACGCTGCATGTCCCGGAAGCGGCGGTGGAAGGGGCAGTGCTGGCAGAGATGGCTGGCCGAAGCGTGGATCTTCTGGTCGATCTCGGTACCGGCACCGGTCGCATGCTGGAGGTTTTGGCGCCGGCCTATCGGCGTGGCGTGGGTGTCGACTCGAGCCGTGAAATGCTCGCCGTCGCCCGGTCGCGCCTCGCTGCCGCGGGCCTGACCAATGCCCAGGTACGGCTGGGCGACATCGCCGCACTTGATCCCGCAATTGGTCCTGCCGATGTGATCGTCATCCATCAGGTGCTGCATTATTTCGACGACCCGGGCCGCATGCTGGCGCAAGCCCGGCGCCTGCTCAAGCCTGGCGGGGAAATCCTCATTGTCGATTTCGCTCCCCATCAGCTTGAGTTCCTGCGCGCCGACCACGCCCATCGCCGACTGGGCCTGTCGCGCGAGCAGATGAACGGCTGGGCCTCGATTGCAGGACTCGACGTGCTCGCGATGCGAGAATTTCCAGGTGATTCCAAGGATCAGGGGCTGACAGTCTGTCTCTGGCGCCTTCAGGACCGCAGCAGGACGGACTAA
- a CDS encoding mechanosensitive ion channel family protein, producing MPFEIFDTYPILGTVVALLALAGAALFANFVIKVILLRLVNRLLSYTPYGRDEELRKHGVIERLANVMPALVVSTGIAFVPNLPDFLVVVVRNVANATIILTVAMAISAMFNIADVIYHRRPIARLRPIKGYIQVFKIIVYVVAALLMIATLIDQSPLILLSGLGAMAAVLILVFQDTLLSLVAGIQISSTDMVRVGDWIEMPDQKADGDVIAIELHTVKVQNFDKTITTIPIRKLVTEPYKNWRGMQEAGGRRIKRSLHIDQSSIRFLAQDELDRLESIGVLEPYLQKKREEMSDWNSKLGDRARNAANTRRSTNIGTFRAYAEAYLRSHPHIHQGMTIMVRQLAPGPEGLPMELYAFTDTIAWASYEGIQADIFDHLYAVLGEFDLRVFQSPAGHDMQRLGSAGVSAPAGWERQETPVRA from the coding sequence ATGCCGTTCGAAATCTTCGACACCTATCCCATTCTTGGCACAGTGGTCGCGCTCTTGGCGCTGGCGGGCGCAGCCCTCTTTGCCAATTTCGTCATCAAGGTGATCCTGCTCAGGCTGGTGAACAGGCTTCTCTCCTACACGCCTTATGGCCGTGACGAGGAATTGCGCAAACATGGCGTGATCGAACGGCTGGCCAATGTCATGCCGGCCCTCGTGGTTTCGACCGGTATCGCCTTCGTTCCCAACCTGCCTGACTTCCTCGTCGTGGTGGTGCGAAATGTCGCCAATGCCACCATTATCCTCACCGTCGCCATGGCCATCAGCGCCATGTTCAACATCGCCGACGTCATCTACCACAGGCGGCCAATCGCGCGCCTCCGTCCGATCAAAGGCTACATTCAGGTATTCAAGATCATTGTTTACGTGGTCGCCGCGCTCTTGATGATCGCGACCTTGATTGATCAGTCGCCGCTGATCCTGCTCTCGGGCCTCGGCGCCATGGCCGCCGTCCTGATACTGGTTTTCCAGGATACTCTGCTCTCCCTGGTTGCGGGCATCCAGATTTCCTCCACGGATATGGTTCGCGTCGGAGACTGGATCGAAATGCCTGACCAGAAGGCAGACGGCGATGTAATCGCGATCGAATTGCATACGGTCAAGGTGCAGAATTTCGACAAGACGATCACGACGATCCCGATCCGCAAGCTGGTCACCGAGCCCTACAAGAACTGGCGCGGCATGCAGGAGGCAGGCGGACGCCGCATCAAGCGATCGCTTCACATCGACCAGAGCAGCATCCGGTTCTTGGCGCAGGACGAGCTGGACCGCCTCGAATCCATCGGCGTGCTCGAGCCTTATTTGCAGAAGAAGCGTGAGGAAATGTCGGACTGGAACAGCAAGCTGGGCGACAGGGCCCGGAATGCTGCCAATACTCGCCGCTCGACCAATATCGGCACGTTCCGCGCCTATGCCGAAGCGTATCTGCGCAGTCATCCCCACATCCATCAGGGCATGACCATCATGGTGCGGCAGCTCGCCCCCGGCCCTGAAGGCTTGCCCATGGAACTCTATGCGTTCACGGACACCATTGCTTGGGCGAGCTATGAGGGCATCCAGGCAGACATTTTCGACCACCTTTACGCCGTCCTCGGCGAGTTCGATCTGCGCGTCTTCCAGAGCCCGGCGGGCCACGACATGCAACGCCTGGGCAGTGCAGGCGTCAGCGCACCAGCGGGATGGGAACGTCAGGAGACCCCAGTGCGTGCTTAG
- a CDS encoding DUF2336 domain-containing protein produces the protein MTDVTTELDESHRAFANFRVLNGEDNHSEREQLFRNMARLFSFVSDRCDDDQVAQYDEVLCQLAELVEVEARVHVAKLLAPLDRAPGTVVLKLANDDIEVARPLLEFSSVLSDDDLIDIIAKQSEDHRIAIAGRPGLNERVGGAIAEFGDTASVVRLVRNSQAELDRSTVEKLVERASKDAEIAADLRGRTDIDWKSLRGEIDEVAGKVLEAFGEVERRLDPVAAGKVNSVVYNRIRNRAGFNAQEWKVAYNQVRGLADRKQLNDRALARFARFGYGHHAAAAMGVMLSVSPEVVVKWLASQDYVAVTVALRAAKVTPQLFEAIVSTLPWRDLPSEGDKRMVLSRFEALDGEDARHIFELWRAHSFRKRAMTEDRQSA, from the coding sequence ATGACCGATGTCACCACCGAACTGGACGAGAGCCACCGGGCCTTTGCCAATTTTCGTGTCTTGAACGGCGAGGATAACCATTCGGAACGCGAACAATTGTTCCGGAACATGGCGCGGCTGTTTAGTTTCGTTTCCGATCGGTGCGATGACGATCAGGTGGCCCAATATGACGAGGTGCTGTGCCAGCTGGCGGAGCTGGTCGAGGTCGAGGCGCGGGTTCACGTCGCCAAGCTGCTCGCGCCGCTCGACCGGGCTCCGGGGACGGTGGTGCTAAAGCTGGCGAACGACGATATCGAGGTCGCCCGGCCCCTGCTTGAATTTTCCAGCGTCCTCAGCGACGACGATCTCATCGATATCATCGCCAAGCAGTCCGAAGATCACCGCATTGCCATTGCCGGTCGCCCGGGCCTCAATGAACGGGTCGGTGGAGCCATCGCAGAGTTTGGGGATACCGCAAGCGTGGTGCGCCTCGTGCGCAATTCTCAAGCAGAACTGGACCGGTCCACCGTCGAAAAACTGGTGGAGCGGGCGAGCAAAGATGCCGAAATTGCCGCCGACTTGCGCGGCCGCACCGATATCGACTGGAAATCCCTGCGCGGCGAAATCGATGAAGTCGCCGGCAAGGTCCTGGAAGCTTTTGGTGAAGTGGAGCGCCGGCTGGATCCGGTGGCGGCCGGCAAGGTCAATTCGGTTGTCTACAACCGTATCCGCAACCGGGCAGGCTTCAACGCACAGGAATGGAAGGTCGCCTATAACCAGGTTCGCGGCCTGGCAGACCGCAAGCAGCTCAACGACCGTGCTCTGGCGCGCTTTGCCCGCTTCGGCTACGGCCATCATGCAGCGGCGGCCATGGGGGTGATGCTCAGCGTCTCGCCAGAGGTGGTGGTCAAGTGGCTGGCAAGCCAGGACTATGTCGCGGTGACCGTCGCTCTTCGCGCTGCCAAGGTGACACCGCAATTGTTCGAGGCGATCGTGTCCACGCTGCCATGGCGTGACCTGCCCAGCGAGGGCGACAAGCGCATGGTCCTGTCGCGCTTCGAGGCTCTGGATGGCGAGGACGCGCGGCACATCTTCGAGTTGTGGCGGGCCCATTCGTTTCGCAAGCGGGCAATGACCGAGGACCGGCAGAGCGCCTAA
- the katG gene encoding catalase/peroxidase HPI, which translates to MTDPNPKPAGECPMGHGKPGKPSNKSWWPEALDIAVLHTNSTLSDPMGPDFDYAEEFKKLDLAAVKADLHALMTDSKDWWPADFGHYGGLFIRMAWHSAGTYRITDGRGGAGMGQQRFAPLNSWPDNANLDKARRLLWPIKQKYGNRISWADLMILTGNVALESMGFKTFGFAGGRADVWEPEELYWGPEGTWLGDSRYSGERQLEEPLAAVQMGLIYVNPEGPNGNPDPVAAARDIRETFRRMAMNDEETVALIAGGHTFGKTHGAGDPSLIAADPEGADLEDQGLGWKSSFNSGSGTDSITSGLEVIWTQTPVRWSNFFFENLFKFEWELTESPAGAKQWQAKNAPADIPDPFDPNKKRLPTMLTTDLSLRFDPIYEKISRRFLENPDQFADAFARAWFKLTHRDMGPKVRYLGPEVPAEDLIWQDVIPAVDHPLVDEGDIANLKDRVRNSGLSVSELVGTAWASAVTFRKSDKRGGANGARIRLAPQKDWEVNKPQQLAKVITALETIQGEFNASSGNGKKVSLADLIVLAGGVGIEMAAQAAGDTVTVPFAPGRMDASAEQTDVESFAALQPRADAFRNYLSGRQFMQPEEAMVDRAQLLGLTGPEMTVLLGGLRVLDIGVTRHGVLTERPGTLSNDFFTNLLTMDIAWQPRAGEDGVYEGRDRASGELKWTGTRVDLIFGSHSQLRAFAEVYAQADSPEKFTRHFIAAWTKVMNADRFDLR; encoded by the coding sequence ATGACAGATCCTAACCCGAAACCCGCGGGCGAGTGCCCGATGGGTCATGGCAAGCCCGGCAAGCCAAGCAACAAGAGCTGGTGGCCCGAAGCGCTGGACATTGCTGTCCTGCACACCAATTCCACCCTTTCCGATCCCATGGGGCCGGATTTCGACTATGCCGAGGAGTTCAAGAAACTCGACCTCGCGGCCGTAAAAGCCGACCTGCACGCGCTCATGACCGATTCCAAGGACTGGTGGCCGGCAGATTTCGGTCATTATGGCGGTCTTTTCATCCGCATGGCCTGGCACAGCGCCGGCACCTACCGCATCACCGATGGACGCGGCGGCGCCGGCATGGGCCAGCAGCGTTTTGCTCCGCTCAATTCCTGGCCTGATAACGCAAACCTGGATAAGGCACGTCGCCTGCTCTGGCCGATCAAGCAGAAATACGGCAACCGGATTTCCTGGGCCGATCTGATGATCCTCACCGGCAACGTCGCGCTGGAATCCATGGGCTTCAAGACCTTCGGCTTTGCCGGCGGGCGTGCCGACGTCTGGGAGCCCGAAGAGCTGTATTGGGGGCCTGAGGGCACCTGGTTGGGGGATAGCCGCTATAGCGGCGAGCGCCAGCTGGAAGAGCCGCTGGCCGCCGTGCAGATGGGTTTGATCTACGTGAACCCCGAGGGGCCGAACGGCAATCCCGATCCGGTCGCCGCTGCCCGCGACATTCGCGAAACCTTCCGTCGGATGGCGATGAACGATGAGGAAACCGTGGCGCTGATCGCCGGCGGTCATACGTTTGGCAAAACCCATGGTGCGGGCGACCCCTCCCTGATCGCGGCTGACCCAGAAGGCGCCGATCTCGAAGACCAGGGTCTTGGCTGGAAGAGCTCGTTCAACAGCGGCTCGGGCACCGATTCGATCACGTCGGGTCTTGAGGTAATCTGGACCCAGACGCCGGTCCGCTGGAGCAACTTCTTCTTTGAGAACCTGTTCAAGTTCGAATGGGAGCTGACCGAGAGCCCGGCCGGTGCCAAGCAATGGCAGGCCAAGAATGCCCCGGCCGACATTCCCGATCCGTTCGATCCGAACAAGAAGCGTCTGCCGACCATGCTCACGACCGACTTGTCGTTGCGCTTCGATCCGATCTACGAGAAAATTTCGCGCCGCTTCCTCGAGAACCCCGACCAGTTCGCCGATGCGTTTGCACGGGCCTGGTTCAAGCTGACGCACCGGGACATGGGTCCGAAGGTCCGCTATCTCGGCCCCGAGGTTCCGGCAGAGGATCTGATCTGGCAGGACGTCATTCCCGCAGTTGATCACCCGCTGGTGGATGAGGGCGATATTGCCAACCTCAAGGATCGGGTGCGCAACAGTGGCTTGTCCGTCTCTGAACTGGTGGGCACCGCATGGGCATCTGCGGTCACGTTCCGCAAGTCCGACAAGCGTGGCGGGGCCAATGGCGCTCGCATTCGCCTTGCGCCGCAAAAGGACTGGGAGGTCAACAAGCCTCAGCAGTTGGCCAAGGTCATTACGGCGCTGGAAACCATTCAGGGCGAGTTCAATGCCTCGTCAGGAAACGGAAAGAAGGTCTCCCTGGCCGATCTGATCGTACTCGCCGGCGGTGTCGGCATCGAAATGGCGGCGCAGGCCGCGGGTGATACGGTAACGGTTCCCTTTGCGCCCGGCCGCATGGACGCATCGGCCGAGCAGACCGACGTCGAGTCGTTTGCGGCCCTGCAGCCGCGGGCCGACGCGTTCCGCAATTACCTCAGTGGCCGCCAGTTCATGCAGCCCGAAGAGGCTATGGTGGACCGCGCCCAGCTTCTGGGCCTGACCGGACCGGAAATGACCGTGCTGCTTGGTGGCCTGCGCGTCCTGGACATCGGGGTCACCCGCCATGGTGTGTTGACCGAGCGGCCCGGCACGCTGAGCAACGACTTCTTCACCAACCTTTTGACAATGGACATCGCCTGGCAGCCGCGTGCTGGCGAGGATGGGGTCTATGAGGGGCGGGACCGCGCAAGCGGGGAGCTCAAGTGGACCGGCACGCGCGTCGATCTGATCTTCGGCTCGCATTCGCAGTTGCGGGCCTTCGCCGAAGTCTACGCGCAGGCCGACTCGCCAGAAAAGTTCACGCGCCATTTCATTGCCGCGTGGACCAAGGTGATGAACGCAGACCGGTTCGATCTGCGCTGA
- a CDS encoding hydrogen peroxide-inducible genes activator: MGITLRQMRYVLAVARFSHFGRAAEACAVSQPALSQQILALEALCGTPVFDRLKSGARLTPFGREFVDLAREAVRSAEALDTFALAQAGRPGRPLRFGLIPTVAPYLLPEIFPVLTRDVPELSFTISESRTDALISGLHDGSLDVALIATEPPAGGPRLATRALFDDPFVLATPSNEKPAEPVSLAALRPERILLLDEGHCFRDQAISACRLEGASSSRTFAATSLSTIVEFVANGQGVTLLPQIALRKEGNDPRIALHQLDDPAAGRQLRLAWREGTPFAASFERIVKVIRASRGLDEARAMPTEAVVGKDHERNPDQGEAEQPR; encoded by the coding sequence GTGGGCATCACGCTACGACAAATGCGCTACGTCCTTGCGGTGGCACGCTTCAGTCATTTCGGTCGGGCGGCCGAAGCTTGCGCCGTTTCCCAGCCAGCCCTGTCGCAGCAGATTCTGGCGCTGGAGGCGCTGTGCGGCACGCCGGTTTTCGACCGTCTCAAGAGCGGAGCCCGCCTTACGCCATTCGGCCGCGAATTCGTCGACCTTGCTCGAGAGGCGGTTCGCAGTGCTGAGGCGCTTGACACTTTCGCGCTCGCGCAAGCTGGTCGGCCGGGCCGTCCCCTGCGGTTCGGACTTATCCCCACCGTTGCGCCCTACCTTTTGCCGGAAATATTTCCGGTGCTGACCAGGGATGTGCCGGAGCTCAGCTTCACGATCAGCGAAAGTCGTACTGATGCTCTGATTTCCGGCCTGCATGACGGCAGCCTTGACGTTGCGCTGATCGCCACCGAGCCTCCCGCAGGAGGCCCGCGTCTGGCCACCCGCGCCCTGTTCGATGACCCCTTCGTGCTGGCCACGCCATCGAACGAAAAGCCGGCAGAACCTGTTTCCCTGGCCGCCCTGCGACCGGAACGAATCCTGCTGCTGGACGAAGGTCATTGTTTCCGGGACCAGGCCATATCTGCCTGCCGGCTGGAAGGCGCGTCGAGCTCGCGGACTTTCGCTGCGACCTCGCTTTCGACCATTGTCGAGTTTGTTGCCAACGGCCAAGGCGTTACCCTTTTGCCTCAGATCGCTCTTCGCAAGGAAGGCAACGACCCCCGTATTGCCCTGCACCAGCTGGACGATCCCGCAGCCGGGCGGCAATTGCGTCTCGCCTGGCGCGAGGGCACGCCGTTTGCCGCAAGTTTCGAGCGCATTGTCAAAGTCATTCGCGCCAGCCGCGGCCTAGACGAGGCGCGCGCGATGCCGACGGAAGCTGTCGTAGGAAAAGACCATGAGCGAAACCCAGATCAGGGCGAAGCTGAACAGCCGCGTTGA